In Deinococcus sedimenti, a single genomic region encodes these proteins:
- a CDS encoding metal ABC transporter ATP-binding protein: MLGVENLTVRYGPQTALEHASVRFEAGSFSAIIGPNGAGKSTLLKTLVGLLPDPEGAVRFDPGHTARGCISYVPQQQTLDWGFPVTVWDVAMMGRTGRLGWLRWPSRKDRQIVEDALKETGVFDLRGRHIGALSGGQRQRVLLARMLARQGHLLLLDEPLTGVDAATQETLMGLLRRQADKGRAVVMVTHDLEQARRWCDHLVLVNRRVIADGTPEQVYTTQNIEATFSTSFLGHTHAEA, translated from the coding sequence ATGCTGGGCGTCGAGAACCTGACAGTGAGATACGGCCCGCAGACGGCGCTGGAGCACGCCAGCGTGCGCTTCGAGGCGGGGTCGTTCAGCGCGATCATCGGCCCGAACGGCGCGGGCAAGAGCACCCTCCTGAAAACCCTGGTGGGCCTGCTGCCCGACCCGGAAGGCGCGGTGCGCTTCGATCCGGGGCACACGGCGCGCGGCTGCATCAGTTACGTGCCGCAGCAGCAGACGCTCGACTGGGGCTTCCCCGTGACCGTCTGGGACGTCGCCATGATGGGCCGCACGGGTCGCCTGGGCTGGCTGCGCTGGCCCAGCCGGAAGGACCGGCAGATCGTGGAGGACGCCCTGAAGGAAACTGGGGTGTTCGACCTGCGCGGGCGGCACATCGGCGCGCTGTCCGGCGGGCAGCGGCAGCGGGTGCTGCTGGCCCGCATGCTGGCCCGCCAGGGGCACCTGCTGCTGCTGGACGAACCCCTGACCGGCGTGGACGCCGCCACGCAGGAAACCCTGATGGGCCTCCTGCGAAGACAGGCGGACAAGGGCCGAGCGGTCGTGATGGTCACGCACGACCTCGAACAGGCGCGGCGCTGGTGCGACCACCTCGTGCTCGTCAACCGCCGCGTGATCGCGGACGGCACGCCCGAACAGGTGTACACCACGCAGAACATCGAGGCGACGTTCAGCACCAGCTTCCTGGGACACACGCACGCCGAGGCGTGA
- a CDS encoding bifunctional metallophosphatase/5'-nucleotidase yields the protein MKNNLLLIGAALSLSSCSMILGPSTVDVTVIGVNDFHGNLLPTSFRVPDPADRTKTLTVQAGGAEAIGGILAEARKANPNTVFVGVGDMTGASPLISGLLRDEPTILALNGLGMAVNVVGNHEFDYGFAELMRYQKGGCNSNDATKACKFNNTFEGAKFPYIAANVLDETTGKPVLPAYKIVQVGKAKIAFVGAVLKDTPTVVTPAGVAGLKFEDEVKSINAAIPAIKRMGADAIVALVHQGGTSRDAFDVVDCKTLTGPIVDVARGLDPAISAIMTGHTHRGYNCLVPGPDGKDRVVIQGDALGHLLQRLDMTVDTRTNRVTAIRASNVVVDAAKAPKDAAMTALVNQAKTLTDPIAKTVIATLGVEQISRTATPNGESPLGRVIADSQLAAAAPAAKGGAVIAFMNPGGIRADLPVNVPNASKQVTYGDAFTVQPFGNILTVITLTGAQIKEALEQQFDNPSAGSNRILQVSRGFTYTWDNAKPKGEKVSDITLNGQAIDPAASYRVVVNNFLADGGDGFTAFAKGTSRLGGDLDIDAFRAFLTSGTVTPDTTERVKRLN from the coding sequence ATGAAAAACAACCTTCTCCTGATCGGCGCGGCGCTGAGCCTCAGCAGCTGCTCCATGATCCTGGGCCCCTCCACCGTCGACGTCACCGTCATCGGCGTCAACGACTTCCACGGCAACCTGCTGCCCACCAGCTTCCGCGTGCCCGACCCCGCCGACCGCACCAAGACCCTGACCGTCCAGGCCGGCGGCGCCGAAGCCATCGGCGGCATCCTCGCCGAGGCCCGCAAGGCCAACCCCAACACCGTCTTCGTGGGCGTGGGCGACATGACCGGCGCCAGCCCCCTGATCAGCGGCCTGCTGCGCGACGAACCCACCATCCTCGCCCTGAACGGCCTGGGCATGGCCGTCAACGTCGTCGGCAACCACGAATTCGACTACGGATTCGCCGAACTGATGCGCTACCAGAAGGGCGGCTGCAACAGCAACGACGCCACCAAGGCCTGCAAGTTCAACAACACCTTCGAAGGCGCCAAGTTCCCCTACATCGCCGCGAACGTCCTCGACGAGACGACCGGCAAGCCCGTCCTGCCCGCCTACAAGATCGTGCAGGTCGGCAAGGCCAAGATCGCCTTCGTCGGCGCCGTCCTGAAAGACACCCCCACCGTCGTCACGCCCGCCGGCGTCGCCGGACTGAAATTCGAGGATGAGGTGAAGAGCATCAACGCCGCCATCCCCGCCATCAAACGCATGGGCGCCGACGCCATCGTCGCCCTCGTCCACCAGGGCGGCACCAGCCGCGACGCCTTCGACGTCGTGGACTGCAAGACCCTCACCGGCCCCATCGTGGACGTCGCCAGGGGCCTCGACCCGGCCATCAGCGCCATCATGACCGGCCACACCCACCGCGGCTACAACTGCCTGGTGCCCGGCCCCGACGGCAAGGACCGCGTCGTCATCCAGGGCGACGCCCTGGGCCACCTGCTGCAGCGCCTCGACATGACCGTCGACACCCGCACCAACCGCGTCACCGCCATCCGCGCCAGCAACGTCGTTGTGGACGCCGCCAAGGCCCCCAAGGACGCCGCCATGACCGCCCTGGTGAACCAGGCCAAGACCCTCACCGACCCCATCGCCAAGACCGTGATCGCCACGCTGGGCGTCGAGCAGATCAGCCGCACCGCCACGCCCAACGGCGAGAGCCCCCTGGGCCGCGTCATCGCCGACAGCCAGCTGGCCGCCGCCGCACCCGCCGCGAAGGGCGGCGCCGTCATCGCGTTCATGAACCCAGGCGGCATCCGCGCCGACCTGCCCGTGAACGTCCCCAACGCCAGCAAACAGGTCACGTACGGAGACGCGTTCACCGTGCAGCCCTTCGGGAACATCCTGACCGTCATCACCCTGACCGGCGCGCAGATCAAGGAAGCCCTCGAGCAGCAGTTCGACAACCCCTCCGCCGGCAGCAACCGCATCCTGCAGGTCAGCAGGGGCTTCACGTACACCTGGGACAACGCCAAACCCAAGGGCGAGAAGGTCAGCGACATCACACTGAACGGCCAGGCCATCGACCCCGCCGCCAGCTACCGCGTCGTCGTGAACAACTTCCTCGCCGACGGCGGCGACGGCTTCACCGCCTTCGCCAAGGGTACCAGCCGCCTGGGCGGCGACCTGGACATTGACGCCTTCCGCGCGTTCCTGACCAGCGGCACCGTCACCCCCGACACCACCGAGCGCGTCAAGCGCCTGAACTGA
- a CDS encoding nitroreductase family protein → MTATTTKALNVKDAIETRRSIRKFVQEPMNQDDLHEILRLASLAPSAWNAQTWRFAVVQDPAIKQQIQDAAYGQGQVTGAPAVIVVYSDMEDTLATVEETAHPGMGEAGRTGQRTTFDGVFGGQPVAQRGQWGLSQANIAFGFLMLAARGLGYDTVPMLGFDPAKVKEILGLPEHVQFAGLLPVGQRAEEGFPHHRHNVERITKFY, encoded by the coding sequence ATGACCGCGACCACCACCAAAGCCCTGAACGTCAAAGACGCCATCGAAACCCGCCGCAGCATCCGCAAGTTCGTCCAGGAACCCATGAACCAGGACGACCTGCACGAGATCCTGCGCCTCGCCAGCCTGGCCCCCAGCGCCTGGAACGCCCAGACCTGGCGCTTCGCCGTCGTGCAGGACCCCGCCATCAAGCAGCAGATCCAGGACGCCGCCTACGGCCAGGGTCAGGTCACGGGCGCCCCCGCCGTCATCGTCGTGTACAGCGACATGGAAGACACCCTCGCCACCGTCGAGGAAACCGCGCACCCCGGCATGGGCGAAGCCGGCCGCACCGGCCAGCGCACCACCTTCGACGGCGTCTTCGGCGGCCAGCCCGTCGCCCAGCGCGGCCAGTGGGGCCTCAGCCAGGCCAACATCGCCTTCGGCTTCCTGATGCTCGCCGCCCGCGGCCTCGGCTACGACACCGTACCCATGCTCGGCTTCGACCCCGCCAAGGTCAAGGAAATCCTCGGCCTGCCCGAGCACGTCCAGTTCGCCGGCCTGCTCCCCGTCGGCCAGCGCGCCGAAGAGGGCTTCCCCCACCACCGCCACAACGTCGAGCGCATCACCAAGTTCTACTGA
- a CDS encoding CobW family GTP-binding protein: protein MSTPESRSVPITVLCGFLGAGKTTLLNHLLTQTDGQRVAVIVNEFGAVNIDASLVVKTDEQTIELSNGCICCTLRGDLLHAVNDLLATRDLDAILIESTGIGEPLPIAQSFCLTPEELEIEPEDGQAPIPNLLGRVHVDAMITVVDSAQFFPLWNRQDTIPGDDFERGFGELLAEQLEFADIVVLNKLDLAEPDDVRQLRDLIRITNPRARVLEATRGVLPATELLNTGLFDFDHSSQLDAWMAELEKEHTPESETYGLGTHIFRSERPFDPDRLNEALTLGLPRNVIRSKGWVNLGNGVATLWNHTGRQLALETAGEWLSPDEAFSELVFIGHDLDPDALDQLLTRALGA from the coding sequence ATGTCCACTCCTGAGTCACGTTCCGTTCCCATCACCGTCCTGTGCGGCTTCCTCGGCGCCGGGAAGACCACCCTCCTCAACCACCTGCTGACCCAGACGGACGGCCAACGTGTGGCCGTCATCGTCAACGAGTTCGGCGCCGTGAACATCGACGCCAGCCTCGTCGTGAAGACCGACGAGCAGACCATCGAACTCAGCAACGGCTGTATCTGCTGCACGCTGCGAGGCGACCTGCTGCACGCCGTGAACGACCTGCTGGCCACGCGTGACCTAGACGCCATCCTGATCGAATCCACCGGCATCGGCGAGCCTCTGCCCATCGCGCAGAGCTTCTGCCTGACGCCCGAGGAACTGGAGATCGAACCGGAAGACGGTCAGGCGCCCATTCCCAACCTGCTGGGCCGCGTGCACGTGGACGCCATGATCACCGTTGTGGACAGCGCGCAGTTCTTCCCGCTGTGGAACCGTCAGGACACCATCCCCGGCGACGATTTCGAACGTGGCTTCGGGGAACTGCTGGCCGAGCAGCTGGAATTCGCGGATATCGTCGTACTGAACAAACTCGACCTCGCAGAACCCGACGACGTGCGGCAACTGCGCGACCTGATCCGCATCACCAACCCCCGCGCCCGCGTGCTGGAAGCCACGCGCGGCGTCCTGCCCGCCACCGAGCTGCTGAACACCGGCCTGTTCGACTTCGACCACTCCAGCCAGCTCGACGCGTGGATGGCCGAACTGGAAAAGGAACACACCCCGGAATCCGAGACGTACGGTCTGGGCACCCACATCTTCCGCAGCGAGCGGCCCTTCGACCCGGACCGCCTGAACGAGGCGCTGACACTGGGCCTGCCGCGCAACGTGATCCGCTCCAAGGGGTGGGTGAACCTGGGCAATGGCGTGGCGACCCTCTGGAACCACACCGGACGGCAGCTGGCCCTGGAAACGGCGGGCGAGTGGCTGAGCCCAGACGAGGCGTTCAGCGAACTGGTGTTCATCGGGCACGACCTCGACCCGGACGCGCTGGATCAACTGCTGACCCGCGCTCTGGGCGCCTGA
- the rpmB gene encoding 50S ribosomal protein L28 — MSRECYLTGKKNLVVNSVTRRGKARAQGGVGRKVTGVTRRVQRANLHKRAIREGGVTKTVWLSANALRTLSRGPYQGIELL, encoded by the coding sequence ATGAGTCGTGAGTGCTACCTGACCGGCAAGAAGAACCTCGTGGTGAACAGCGTCACCCGGCGCGGCAAGGCCCGCGCGCAGGGCGGCGTGGGCCGCAAGGTCACGGGCGTGACCAGACGCGTGCAGCGCGCCAACCTCCACAAACGCGCCATCCGCGAGGGCGGCGTCACGAAGACCGTGTGGCTCAGCGCCAACGCCCTGCGCACCCTCAGCCGCGGCCCGTACCAGGGCATCGAACTGCTGTGA
- a CDS encoding HD domain-containing protein codes for MPRRSLLARIRRKARGYAAKARRLLRSVNAEDAHPDDPWAQSHLTPEEARVYLAMDPRDREHACRVTRHLLRDHPHADPQLIAAALLHDCGKSLRPYFLWERVLVGLIPNRLSRVLPPVGAIGIRAHHPELGARLLAHAGARPRVARLVARHHHPGGDPDALLLHVYDDQE; via the coding sequence ATGCCGCGCCGTTCCCTCCTCGCCCGCATCCGCCGCAAGGCGCGCGGGTACGCCGCCAAGGCCCGCCGCCTGCTGCGCAGCGTGAACGCCGAGGACGCCCACCCCGACGACCCCTGGGCGCAATCGCACCTGACGCCCGAGGAAGCCCGCGTGTACCTCGCCATGGACCCCCGTGACCGCGAACACGCCTGCCGCGTCACCCGGCACCTGCTGCGTGACCACCCCCACGCCGACCCACAACTGATCGCCGCCGCGCTGCTGCACGACTGCGGCAAGAGCCTGCGCCCCTACTTCCTGTGGGAACGCGTGCTGGTCGGCCTGATCCCCAACCGCCTGTCCCGCGTGCTGCCGCCCGTGGGCGCCATCGGCATCCGCGCGCACCACCCGGAACTCGGCGCGAGGCTCCTCGCGCACGCGGGCGCGCGGCCCCGCGTAGCCCGCCTGGTCGCCCGGCACCACCACCCCGGCGGGGACCCCGACGCGCTGCTCCTGCACGTCTACGACGACCAGGAGTAG
- a CDS encoding metal ABC transporter permease → MHLLTDPLQFDFFTRALLAVVLVSVLCALVGAWVVLRGLSYIGDAMSHAVFPGIVGAFLMQGNLLVGALIAAVLTALGIGAIGRRSGLKQDSAIGIVFVGMFALGIVMLSRAPTFTTDLSNFLIGNPLGVTPADLWGALAVTVVVGGILTAIQKELLLASFDPTEARAVGLPVRRLESLLLILIGLVVVLTVQLVGTTLSVSLLITSSAAARLLARSLKKMMLLAAALGTVGGVTGLYLSYYQDTAPGATIVLVNTAIFLAALAFRRRE, encoded by the coding sequence TTGCACCTGCTGACCGACCCCCTGCAATTCGACTTCTTCACCCGCGCCCTGCTGGCCGTGGTGCTCGTCAGCGTCCTGTGCGCCCTCGTCGGCGCGTGGGTCGTGCTGCGCGGCCTGAGTTACATCGGGGACGCCATGAGTCACGCCGTGTTCCCCGGCATCGTCGGCGCGTTCCTCATGCAGGGCAACCTGCTCGTCGGGGCGCTCATCGCCGCCGTCCTCACCGCACTCGGCATCGGCGCGATCGGGCGGCGCAGCGGCCTGAAGCAGGACAGCGCCATCGGCATCGTGTTCGTCGGCATGTTCGCGCTGGGCATCGTCATGCTGTCGCGCGCCCCGACCTTCACCACCGACCTCAGCAACTTCCTGATCGGCAACCCCCTCGGCGTCACGCCCGCCGACCTGTGGGGCGCACTGGCCGTCACCGTCGTCGTCGGCGGCATCCTGACCGCCATCCAGAAGGAACTGCTGCTCGCGTCCTTCGACCCCACCGAGGCGCGCGCCGTGGGCCTCCCCGTGCGCCGCCTGGAGAGCCTGCTGCTGATCCTGATCGGCCTCGTCGTCGTCCTCACCGTGCAGCTCGTCGGGACGACCCTCAGCGTCAGCCTGCTCATCACGTCCAGCGCCGCCGCGCGCCTCCTGGCCCGCAGCCTCAAGAAGATGATGCTCCTCGCCGCCGCGCTCGGCACCGTCGGCGGCGTGACCGGGCTGTACCTCAGCTACTACCAGGACACCGCCCCCGGCGCGACCATCGTCCTCGTGAACACCGCCATCTTCCTGGCAGCACTGGCGTTCCGTAGACGGGAGTGA
- a CDS encoding metal ABC transporter solute-binding protein, Zn/Mn family: MKRPHLLLPALLLAACAAPTAQAAPLQVSATTTIIADFVKAVGGTRVSVNVIVPPGGDTHTFQPSTGAIRDLARSRTLFANGAGLEPWLPKLKASAPKVPVQELTAGLKLHAADEGENHAEAGHDEHDDHGPLDPHAWWDATLAAGYVKNAQATLTRLDPAGKATYAKNAAAHLKAISAADAYAKKQFATVPAARRVLVTNHDSLHYLAERYGLRLIGAVIPGLSTEREPSARELATLTQTMKKAGAKVIFTENTVNARLAQTLARETGARIAPPLYTDALGPKGSGGETYLKAFRTNVDIMVKALKG; the protein is encoded by the coding sequence GTGAAGCGCCCCCACCTCCTCCTGCCCGCGCTGCTGCTCGCCGCGTGCGCCGCGCCCACGGCGCAGGCCGCTCCTCTGCAGGTCAGCGCCACCACCACGATCATCGCGGACTTCGTGAAAGCCGTCGGCGGCACCCGCGTCAGCGTGAACGTCATCGTGCCGCCCGGCGGGGACACCCACACCTTCCAGCCCAGCACCGGCGCCATCCGCGACCTCGCCCGCAGCCGCACCCTGTTCGCGAACGGCGCGGGCCTGGAACCCTGGCTGCCCAAACTGAAGGCCAGCGCGCCCAAGGTACCCGTGCAGGAACTCACGGCGGGGCTGAAACTCCATGCCGCCGATGAAGGCGAGAACCACGCGGAGGCCGGGCATGACGAGCACGACGACCACGGCCCGCTCGACCCGCACGCGTGGTGGGACGCCACCCTGGCCGCCGGGTACGTGAAAAACGCCCAGGCCACCCTGACCCGCCTCGACCCCGCCGGGAAGGCCACCTACGCGAAGAACGCCGCCGCGCACCTGAAAGCCATCAGCGCCGCCGACGCCTACGCGAAGAAACAGTTCGCCACGGTCCCCGCCGCGCGGCGTGTGCTCGTGACGAACCACGACAGCCTGCACTACCTCGCCGAACGGTACGGACTGCGCCTGATCGGGGCCGTCATTCCGGGCCTGAGCACCGAACGGGAACCCAGCGCCCGCGAACTCGCCACCCTGACCCAGACCATGAAAAAAGCCGGGGCGAAGGTGATCTTCACGGAGAACACCGTCAACGCCCGCCTCGCCCAGACGCTCGCCCGCGAGACCGGCGCGCGCATCGCCCCCCCGCTGTACACCGACGCTCTCGGCCCCAAAGGCAGCGGCGGCGAGACGTACCTCAAGGCGTTCCGGACGAACGTGGACATCATGGTGAAAGCCCTGAAGGGCTAA
- the trxB gene encoding thioredoxin-disulfide reductase: MTGNTQNYDVVIVGGGPAGLTAAIYTGRAELSTLILEKGLPGGQIAQTEEVENYPGFPEPISGMELASRMQQQAEKFGGKIEMDEVQSITRTDDDREHAYPFTVTGYSGTYRAKAVILATGANPKRLGVPGEEAFWGRGVSTCATCDGFFYRGKRVVVVGGGDAAVEEGLFLTKFADEVTLIHRRDTLRANKVAQARAFANPKMKFIWDTAVEEIKGDDAVSGVRLKNLKTGEESEMETDGVFIFIGHTPNTEFVQDTVKLRPDGYVDVTDEIYTSVPMLFAAGDVSDYIYRQLGTSVGAGTRAAMSAERALAALELETETAAD; this comes from the coding sequence ATGACGGGCAACACCCAGAACTACGACGTGGTCATCGTCGGCGGCGGCCCCGCCGGCCTCACCGCCGCCATCTACACCGGACGCGCCGAACTCAGCACCCTGATCCTCGAAAAGGGCCTCCCCGGCGGGCAGATCGCCCAGACCGAGGAAGTCGAGAACTACCCCGGCTTCCCCGAACCCATCAGCGGCATGGAACTCGCCAGCCGCATGCAGCAGCAGGCCGAGAAGTTCGGCGGGAAGATCGAGATGGACGAGGTGCAGAGCATCACCCGCACGGACGACGACCGTGAACACGCCTATCCCTTCACCGTCACCGGCTACAGCGGCACCTACCGCGCCAAAGCCGTGATCCTCGCCACCGGCGCGAACCCCAAGCGCCTGGGCGTGCCCGGTGAGGAGGCCTTCTGGGGCCGTGGGGTCAGCACCTGCGCCACCTGCGACGGCTTCTTCTACCGCGGCAAGCGGGTCGTCGTGGTGGGCGGCGGGGACGCCGCCGTCGAGGAGGGCCTGTTCCTGACCAAGTTCGCCGACGAGGTCACCCTGATCCACCGCCGCGACACCCTGCGCGCCAACAAGGTCGCGCAGGCCCGCGCGTTCGCGAACCCCAAGATGAAATTCATCTGGGACACCGCCGTCGAGGAGATCAAGGGTGACGACGCCGTCAGCGGCGTCCGCCTGAAGAACCTCAAGACCGGCGAGGAGAGCGAGATGGAGACTGACGGCGTGTTCATCTTCATCGGTCACACCCCCAACACCGAGTTCGTGCAGGACACCGTCAAGCTCCGCCCCGACGGGTACGTGGACGTCACGGACGAGATCTACACCAGTGTGCCCATGCTGTTCGCCGCCGGGGACGTCAGCGACTACATCTACCGCCAGCTGGGCACGTCGGTCGGCGCCGGGACCCGCGCCGCCATGAGCGCCGAACGCGCCCTGGCCGCCCTGGAACTCGAAACCGAAACCGCCGCCGACTGA
- a CDS encoding ABC-F family ATP-binding cassette domain-containing protein — MLMLSGVARSFADRVLFSGVELTVGAGERLALVGENGSGKSTLLRVLAGLDAPDAGVVTRSGRVALLAQAGSVGGSVLEAVTPPALTEAQLAFDAASAALSDGSEAALLAFADAEEAYRLAGGYDFAGRAAAVLAELGLDAGARADRLSGGQARRVLLAALLLAPADVYLLDEPTNHLDAEGAAWLRDWIRASDAAFVLASHDRAFLDEVATGVAELERGSLSVYPGTYSEAMVLKATLREAKVRDFEAYRRRRAALDEERRRLSSRGSVEENRSRARDNDKFLSSHKAGRAQVLFSNRARAMKRQIERMDTQAPEKPFRDARTLRLTLPPVPPGPLEVLTVRDLGVVRESEVVLSGVTLYVRRGDRVALTGPNGGGKSTLLRALLGGLPHAGSVTWGAGLAVSLIGQHGEELHGLGTVGEALLDANPLLTPHQLHEVAAALEVPGGPAFPVSGLSGGQRTRLSLARLRVTRSQVLLLDEPTNHLDVRAIEALEALLLDFPGTVLLASHDRRLLERVATREWRVGGSGVQEA; from the coding sequence ATGCTGATGTTGAGTGGGGTCGCGCGGTCGTTCGCGGACCGCGTGTTGTTTTCGGGTGTGGAGCTGACCGTGGGGGCCGGAGAGCGGCTGGCGCTGGTCGGAGAGAATGGCAGTGGCAAGAGCACGCTGCTGCGCGTGCTGGCGGGGCTGGACGCGCCGGATGCGGGCGTAGTGACGCGCTCGGGCCGTGTGGCGCTGCTGGCGCAGGCGGGGTCAGTCGGTGGATCGGTGCTGGAGGCGGTCACGCCCCCGGCACTGACGGAGGCTCAGCTGGCGTTCGACGCGGCCTCGGCGGCGCTCTCGGACGGGTCGGAGGCGGCGCTGCTGGCCTTCGCGGACGCCGAGGAGGCCTATCGGCTCGCGGGCGGCTACGACTTCGCGGGGCGCGCGGCGGCGGTGCTGGCGGAGCTGGGTCTGGATGCCGGGGCGCGGGCGGACCGCCTGTCGGGCGGGCAGGCGCGGCGGGTGCTGCTGGCGGCGCTGCTGCTGGCCCCGGCGGACGTGTATCTGCTGGACGAACCGACCAACCACCTGGATGCGGAGGGTGCGGCGTGGCTGCGCGACTGGATCCGGGCGTCGGATGCGGCGTTCGTGCTGGCGAGTCACGACCGGGCGTTCCTGGATGAGGTGGCGACCGGCGTGGCGGAACTGGAACGCGGATCGCTGAGCGTGTACCCCGGCACCTACTCGGAAGCGATGGTGCTGAAGGCAACGCTCCGCGAGGCGAAGGTCCGTGATTTCGAGGCGTACCGCCGCAGGCGCGCGGCGCTGGACGAGGAACGCCGCCGCCTGAGCAGCCGGGGCAGCGTCGAGGAGAACCGCTCGCGGGCGCGGGACAACGACAAGTTCCTGTCGTCGCACAAGGCGGGGCGGGCGCAGGTGCTGTTCTCGAACCGCGCGCGGGCCATGAAGCGGCAGATCGAACGGATGGACACCCAGGCACCGGAGAAGCCGTTCCGGGACGCGCGGACGCTGCGGCTGACGCTGCCGCCCGTACCACCGGGACCGCTGGAGGTCCTGACCGTCCGTGACCTGGGCGTGGTTCGGGAATCGGAGGTGGTGCTGTCCGGCGTGACCCTGTACGTGCGCCGGGGCGACCGGGTGGCCCTGACTGGCCCGAACGGCGGGGGCAAGAGTACGCTGCTGCGCGCCCTGCTGGGCGGGTTGCCGCACGCGGGGTCGGTCACGTGGGGCGCGGGGCTGGCCGTCAGCCTGATCGGGCAGCACGGCGAGGAACTGCACGGGCTGGGCACGGTGGGCGAGGCGCTGCTGGACGCCAATCCCCTGCTGACGCCGCATCAGCTGCACGAGGTCGCGGCGGCGCTGGAGGTGCCGGGCGGCCCGGCCTTCCCCGTGTCCGGGCTGTCCGGCGGGCAGCGCACCCGCCTGAGCCTCGCACGGCTGCGGGTCACGCGCTCACAGGTACTGCTGCTGGACGAACCCACCAATCATCTCGACGTGCGGGCCATCGAGGCGCTCGAAGCGCTGCTGCTGGACTTTCCAGGCACGGTGCTGCTTGCCAGCCACGACCGGCGGCTGCTGGAGCGGGTCGCCACCCGCGAGTGGCGCGTCGGGGGCAGCGGGGTGCAGGAGGCGTGA
- a CDS encoding SDR family NAD(P)-dependent oxidoreductase yields MTTLQRFTGKTVLITGAGGGIGAALAHRYAAEGARVAVNDVNAAAAQAVAGTLTGAGARALSVPGDVSVADGVEAIFAATEAELGPVDVLVNNAALTSDQRHFLDADEAWWDLFLRVNLKSVFLCSHRAARGMAARRRGVILNVSSGGATRSHRGFTSYDAAKGGVEAFTRALALDMAPYGVRVNGITPGFINTYGLEGEDLAQREKTVPLGRYGTAEDLTGAAAFLTSDDAAYVTGQFVVVDGGVLVQQRSANVDTFPLSRFPEVPAEE; encoded by the coding sequence ATGACGACTTTGCAGCGGTTCACGGGGAAGACGGTGCTCATCACGGGGGCGGGGGGTGGGATCGGCGCGGCGCTGGCGCACCGGTATGCGGCGGAGGGGGCGCGGGTCGCGGTGAACGACGTGAACGCGGCGGCGGCGCAGGCGGTCGCAGGCACCCTGACGGGGGCGGGCGCGCGGGCGTTGAGCGTGCCGGGGGATGTGAGCGTGGCCGACGGCGTGGAGGCGATCTTCGCGGCGACCGAGGCAGAACTGGGGCCGGTGGACGTGCTCGTGAACAACGCGGCGCTGACGAGTGATCAGCGGCACTTCCTGGACGCGGACGAGGCGTGGTGGGACCTGTTCCTGCGCGTGAACCTCAAAAGCGTGTTCCTGTGCAGTCACCGGGCGGCGCGGGGCATGGCGGCGCGGCGGCGCGGCGTGATCCTGAATGTGTCGAGTGGCGGCGCGACCCGCTCGCACCGGGGCTTCACGTCATACGACGCGGCGAAGGGCGGCGTGGAGGCGTTCACGCGGGCGCTGGCGCTGGACATGGCCCCGTACGGGGTGCGCGTGAACGGGATCACGCCGGGGTTCATCAACACGTACGGGCTGGAAGGTGAGGATCTGGCGCAGCGGGAGAAGACCGTGCCGCTGGGCCGTTACGGCACCGCCGAGGACCTGACGGGCGCGGCGGCGTTCCTCACGTCAGACGACGCGGCGTACGTGACGGGGCAGTTCGTGGTCGTGGACGGTGGGGTGCTGGTGCAGCAGCGCAGCGCGAACGTGGACACCTTCCCCCTGTCGCGCTTCCCCGAGGTGCCCGCCGAGGAGTGA
- a CDS encoding winged helix-turn-helix transcriptional regulator, with amino-acid sequence MSTEHAGFCPVYRAIGVLQEKWVLHIVRALLNGEKGFNELARAVGGCNSATLTQRLEQLETLSLINKRTEDSHGKLARSVYSLTPAGLELQSVIDAIDGWAKTHLHAPAAPHPEPAPC; translated from the coding sequence ATGAGCACTGAACACGCTGGTTTCTGCCCGGTCTACCGGGCCATCGGGGTGTTGCAGGAGAAATGGGTGCTGCACATCGTCCGCGCCCTGCTGAACGGCGAGAAGGGGTTTAACGAACTCGCGCGCGCCGTCGGCGGCTGCAACAGCGCCACCCTCACGCAGCGCCTCGAGCAACTCGAAACCCTCTCGCTGATCAACAAACGCACCGAGGACAGCCACGGCAAACTCGCCCGCAGCGTCTACAGCCTCACCCCGGCTGGACTGGAACTCCAGAGCGTCATCGACGCCATCGACGGCTGGGCCAAGACCCACCTGCACGCCCCCGCCGCGCCGCACCCCGAACCGGCCCCCTGCTGA